One stretch of Rosistilla oblonga DNA includes these proteins:
- a CDS encoding LamG domain-containing protein: protein MFKMLNANVLRSAVLATTTMVSCFAGAVARAEAPAAKGPATEVTKREGLVAFWDFQEPAGQPRISRGGEPLALQEMEGPIARVDGGVFGPHAARIRSGQWFMIPRPQIGGLDIHGPEAQVTVVAWIRRDGKQNWQAIAGAWDETRRKRQYCLFLNAPRGTKADEMKRYPLKNRIHGHVSGVGGPTPGERYCITYSSGATEIPLKQWHCLAMTYDGKQSCVYVDGRLDARSQYNPFPYTKGLFDGGSDGAAFTVGAVHRSEEWGNFFDGEIGGLAVFRRALSESELLSLANQIPLPDASGDR, encoded by the coding sequence ATGTTCAAGATGTTAAACGCAAACGTGTTGCGATCCGCCGTGCTGGCGACCACGACAATGGTTAGCTGTTTCGCGGGTGCCGTGGCCCGTGCCGAAGCGCCTGCCGCCAAAGGCCCGGCCACCGAGGTGACGAAGCGCGAGGGACTTGTCGCGTTTTGGGACTTCCAAGAACCGGCCGGACAGCCGCGAATTTCGCGGGGCGGGGAACCGTTGGCTCTTCAGGAAATGGAGGGGCCGATCGCACGTGTCGATGGAGGCGTGTTTGGTCCCCATGCGGCTCGGATCCGATCGGGGCAATGGTTCATGATCCCGCGGCCTCAGATCGGCGGGCTCGACATCCACGGTCCGGAGGCTCAAGTGACCGTTGTCGCGTGGATCCGGCGCGATGGGAAGCAGAACTGGCAAGCGATCGCAGGAGCTTGGGATGAGACGCGGCGGAAGCGGCAGTACTGTCTGTTCCTCAACGCGCCTCGTGGCACCAAAGCCGACGAGATGAAGCGCTACCCGTTAAAGAATCGCATCCACGGCCACGTCTCTGGCGTCGGCGGGCCCACGCCGGGCGAGCGATACTGCATCACGTATTCCAGCGGTGCGACGGAGATCCCGCTGAAGCAATGGCATTGTCTGGCGATGACTTACGATGGCAAACAATCGTGCGTCTACGTCGACGGCCGGCTCGATGCTCGCTCGCAATACAACCCGTTCCCCTACACCAAAGGCTTGTTCGACGGCGGATCCGATGGCGCCGCATTCACTGTTGGGGCGGTCCATCGCAGCGAGGAATGGGGCAACTTTTTCGATGGCGAGATCGGCGGATTGGCTGTCTTCCGGCGGGCGTTGAGCGAAAGCGAACTGCTTTCGTTGGCGAATCAGATTCCGCTGCCTGATGCCTCGGGCGACCGTTGA
- a CDS encoding class I SAM-dependent rRNA methyltransferase, protein MSKPRTIEIKPSRHFPFVSRHPWAHVASLAPSHGELPTGEVVDLVTHDGSWVARGLYSPSGKLCVRLYTWDPAEAIDDAFFARRIDEAIQRRQTAGLEPVCDAVRIVYSEADGISGLIVDRYRDFLIVQVNAAVIAQRIDAIVAHLRERMNPKAIIVRIDAATAKAEGIEARDDVVFGDPPPADLLIRENDIEYTVDLMHSQKTGMYLDQRENRRLAASYMKGREVLDICSYVGGFAMNAAKLGEAASVLGIDTSERAVAAATTNAQRNGLDNVRFEKGDCFQRLEQFKQEGKRFSGIILDPPRFAGSRQSVDAAVRAYTRLNRGALEILEPGGILVTCSCSGRVTRPDFMKMLQKVGLQTRRDLILFENRGAAADHPVRLSCPETDYLKCVICEAR, encoded by the coding sequence GTGTCGAAGCCCCGCACGATTGAGATCAAACCCTCGCGTCATTTTCCTTTTGTGTCCAGGCACCCCTGGGCACACGTCGCCTCGCTGGCCCCTTCTCACGGCGAATTGCCGACCGGTGAAGTCGTCGACTTGGTGACGCACGATGGCAGCTGGGTTGCGCGGGGGCTTTACAGTCCAAGCGGCAAGCTGTGCGTTCGGCTCTACACCTGGGATCCCGCTGAAGCGATCGACGATGCGTTTTTCGCGCGTCGCATCGATGAAGCGATCCAGCGTCGCCAGACTGCCGGTCTGGAACCGGTCTGCGATGCGGTCCGGATCGTCTACAGCGAAGCCGATGGGATCAGCGGTCTGATCGTCGACCGCTATCGCGATTTCCTGATCGTGCAAGTCAACGCCGCCGTGATCGCTCAGCGGATCGATGCGATCGTCGCCCACTTGCGCGAGCGAATGAATCCCAAAGCGATCATCGTTCGGATCGATGCCGCGACGGCGAAAGCTGAAGGGATCGAAGCCCGCGACGACGTCGTCTTCGGTGATCCGCCTCCGGCCGACCTTCTGATTCGCGAAAACGATATCGAATACACCGTCGATCTGATGCACAGTCAGAAGACCGGAATGTACTTGGATCAACGCGAGAACCGTCGCTTGGCCGCATCTTATATGAAGGGACGCGAAGTCCTCGACATCTGCAGCTACGTCGGCGGATTTGCCATGAACGCTGCGAAGCTAGGCGAAGCGGCTAGCGTGCTGGGGATCGACACCAGCGAGCGAGCTGTCGCGGCGGCGACCACCAACGCCCAACGCAACGGTCTGGACAACGTCCGCTTTGAAAAAGGGGATTGCTTCCAACGGCTGGAGCAATTCAAGCAAGAGGGGAAGCGTTTCTCTGGCATCATCCTCGACCCGCCGCGGTTCGCCGGTTCGCGTCAGAGCGTCGATGCCGCCGTCCGCGCCTACACGAGGTTAAATCGTGGGGCTTTGGAAATACTGGAGCCAGGCGGGATCTTAGTCACCTGTTCCTGCTCCGGCCGCGTCACGCGTCCCGACTTTATGAAGATGCTTCAGAAAGTCGGCCTCCAGACCCGCCGCGATCTGATCCTGTTCGAAAATCGCGGCGCTGCAGCCGATCACCCGGTGCGGCTGTCGTGTCCCGAGACCGACTATCTGAAGTGCGTGATCTGCGAAGCGCGTTGA
- a CDS encoding Gfo/Idh/MocA family protein: MIKRRQFLQASAAAAAVVACPSIVRGRNLNSKLSVAGIGCDGKGWSDIKEMSDHPQTQMAAFCDIDLARTEKVKKLAPDAPVFQDYREMLAKLGDKIDAVTVSTPDHMHAFITLDAMRQGKHVYCQKPLTHNVWEARQVANQTKKSGVITRLGNQIHSHSVYRTGVQVIQSGTIGKVKEVRSWCAATGHGKSGQISVPKNPPALPKSVDWDLWIGVAPMRTYGGHNVYHPWGWRDWQDFGNGALGDFGCHILDPVFTALKIAAPPTQLKADHSGMNDQVWAAQTQVDYVFPGTELTTDDTIKISWDDGGLLPSVRGSHIPGTVALPKSGSIFIGEKGTMVMPHVGPPQLFPQDQYAADAIEKVESVNHYHGWVDGCLSGEQPSDGFDYGALLTESVLLGNIAVRYRTQNLQWDAAAMRFTNNDDANKWLRRDYRTGWNIDEV; this comes from the coding sequence GTGATCAAACGCCGTCAGTTCCTTCAAGCGTCCGCTGCCGCGGCAGCTGTTGTCGCCTGTCCATCGATCGTTCGCGGACGCAACCTGAACTCCAAACTGTCGGTCGCCGGAATCGGCTGTGACGGCAAGGGCTGGTCGGACATTAAAGAGATGTCGGATCACCCACAGACCCAGATGGCCGCCTTCTGCGACATCGATTTGGCGCGAACTGAAAAGGTCAAAAAACTAGCCCCCGACGCGCCGGTCTTCCAAGACTACCGAGAGATGCTGGCCAAGCTGGGCGACAAAATCGATGCGGTCACGGTTTCGACTCCCGACCACATGCACGCCTTCATCACCCTCGATGCGATGCGTCAAGGCAAGCACGTCTACTGTCAAAAACCGTTGACCCACAATGTCTGGGAAGCTCGACAGGTCGCCAACCAAACCAAGAAGTCGGGCGTGATCACTCGACTGGGCAACCAGATCCATTCGCATTCGGTCTACCGAACCGGCGTTCAAGTGATCCAATCGGGAACGATCGGCAAGGTCAAAGAGGTCCGTTCGTGGTGTGCCGCGACGGGGCATGGAAAGTCGGGACAGATCTCGGTTCCGAAGAACCCGCCAGCGTTGCCCAAGTCGGTCGATTGGGATCTGTGGATCGGCGTCGCTCCGATGCGAACCTACGGCGGCCACAACGTCTATCACCCGTGGGGATGGCGAGATTGGCAGGACTTCGGCAACGGAGCCTTGGGCGATTTCGGCTGCCACATCTTGGATCCCGTCTTCACGGCGCTGAAGATCGCCGCTCCGCCGACTCAGCTGAAAGCGGATCACTCGGGGATGAACGACCAGGTCTGGGCGGCTCAAACCCAAGTCGACTACGTCTTCCCTGGCACCGAATTGACGACCGACGATACGATCAAGATCAGCTGGGACGACGGTGGTCTGTTGCCTAGCGTCCGCGGATCGCATATCCCCGGCACTGTCGCGCTGCCAAAATCGGGGTCGATTTTCATCGGCGAAAAGGGAACGATGGTCATGCCACACGTTGGCCCACCGCAATTGTTCCCGCAGGATCAATATGCCGCCGACGCGATCGAAAAGGTCGAAAGCGTCAACCATTACCACGGTTGGGTCGACGGTTGTTTGAGCGGCGAACAGCCGAGCGATGGATTTGATTACGGCGCCCTGTTGACGGAATCGGTTCTACTGGGCAACATCGCGGTTCGTTATCGCACGCAGAATCTCCAATGGGATGCTGCCGCGATGCGGTTCACGAACAACGACGACGCCAACAAGTGGTTGCGTCGCGATTACCGTACCGGTTGGAATATCGACGAGGTGTAG
- a CDS encoding response regulator: MANVLLAEDSSTQVVLLRSLLEEDSHQVRVAADGQVALEMVAHQVPDVVVTDMQMPNMNGLELVKSLRQIYPQVPVILITAQDSEELAVQALKEGAAAYLPKSRLDEELLDSVTHVLSLLDTEVSYKNLIDCLDYYEFQFTLENDPKLIAPLVNLIQQMAAGIQYCDDVTRARIGMALEQALRNALYHGNLELSRDALRKDEELRVVGEPSIVDRRRHEPPYADRKIHFRAKLGHDQLQFTVRDDGAGFDCAAVEPPEQKHLDDQTGRGLLLIQSFMDEVAFNPEGNEITLTSHVAEVASV; this comes from the coding sequence ATGGCAAATGTATTGCTGGCAGAAGACAGTTCCACTCAAGTTGTTCTGCTGAGATCTTTGTTGGAAGAGGATTCGCACCAGGTCCGCGTTGCAGCGGATGGGCAGGTCGCTCTGGAAATGGTCGCTCATCAGGTGCCCGATGTTGTGGTCACCGACATGCAGATGCCGAACATGAACGGTTTGGAGTTGGTGAAAAGTTTGCGGCAGATCTATCCGCAGGTCCCGGTGATTTTGATCACGGCTCAGGACAGTGAGGAACTGGCGGTCCAAGCGCTCAAGGAAGGCGCTGCCGCTTATCTGCCCAAATCGCGGCTCGACGAAGAGTTGTTGGATTCGGTGACCCATGTTTTGAGCTTGCTCGACACCGAGGTGAGCTACAAAAATCTGATCGACTGCCTGGACTACTATGAGTTCCAGTTCACGTTGGAGAACGATCCCAAGCTGATCGCACCGCTTGTCAATTTGATTCAACAGATGGCGGCGGGAATCCAGTACTGCGACGACGTCACGCGAGCGCGAATTGGGATGGCGTTGGAACAAGCGTTGCGGAACGCCTTGTATCACGGCAACTTGGAACTCAGCCGCGACGCATTACGCAAGGATGAGGAATTGAGGGTCGTCGGCGAACCGTCGATCGTCGATCGCCGCCGCCACGAACCGCCGTATGCCGATCGCAAGATCCACTTTCGCGCCAAACTGGGACACGATCAGCTGCAGTTTACGGTTCGCGATGACGGAGCGGGGTTTGACTGTGCTGCCGTCGAGCCTCCAGAACAAAAACATCTGGACGATCAAACCGGTCGCGGACTGTTGTTGATTCAATCGTTTATGGATGAGGTTGCGTTTAATCCCGAGGGAAACGAAATCACATTGACCAGCCACGTCGCCGAAGTTGCCAGCGTTTGA
- a CDS encoding PAS domain-containing hybrid sensor histidine kinase/response regulator, producing the protein MTAHPEPSSLAIRYSLASTLLDQISDVVWVASLQDRGLVYCNPAAKRLFGFDANADATLDDLLLKVHSSDRGNVRRDLHHVREDGSVTHKFRICDSEGKTTWIDQRASLVLDDAGEPIGIEAVAQIITLREIANQNELESVSTHQKLREHVSLCVLRKDKKGRFQYANETFCESMGMQSQDLIGKTDFDLFPAELARSYFENDRAVMDSGQPEHVVEEHQTADGTQSFVEVLKLPAFSPKGNVVGVQVIFWDVSYQKQNESELEQSQFLMDTLLDNVPDAVYFKDRKSRFIRISRSHARLFQLDDPQDAVGKSDADFFGEEHAEAALADERRIIETGESIIAKVERENWPDREDTWCSTTKVPLRKATGEIIGTFGISRDVSTQKQAEIELSRERDLLRTITNNIPDLIYVKDRHGRFVTGNTAVLKLFGVESSKDLVGKTDYDFVPPELACNYVTDDQIVMRTGEPLIDQEETSQHSDAERFWLLTTKVPLHGEDGEIIGIVGIGRDITARKLAAEELLAAKEAADAANRAKSDFLANMSHEIRTPMNAIIGMTELLLDTRLDSSQRGYLKMVQESGDALLSIINDVLDFSKIEAGMLDIDSTPFDLRELLGDTMKTLAVRAHIKRLELAFRVAPGLPQYVVGDAGRLRQIVVNLVGNAIKFTEQGEVVVDVELHEADDQATEIRVCVRDTGIGIPAEKCKSVFNEFEQADASTTRRYGGTGLGLAISSRLVEMMEGKIWVESKVGVGSQFYFTIRCGIAPDDIQQKKKRGVVVVGGTRVLVVDDNETNRLILDEMLSNWGMYPELADGGDEALELLKLADEEGSPFGLIVSDVNMPGLDGFEFATRVRSLPAAGEIPIIMLTSGGRVGDKDRREKLKIAERLMKPVKQSELFDAIVSALGVSASEDARDEQSKPLYDLRKLKILLTEDNLVNQTLAIGVLSKHGHEVIAVGNGQEAIDILQEQTFDLVLMDIQMPVMDGMTAARMIREQEQETGGHIPIIAMTAHAMKGDREECLAAGMDEYVPKPIRTATLFEKLIKVMSRGSDSPPSDFDATEPEQATVDDVAVEQESEPVTSSVPDIQLESTRFETATEPSSASPIDWDRLHSTLGENRELISDLFMAFSLESGSLGKSIRAAVADQDASLLKASAHTLKGAAMAICATQLSELLEVLELKGRSGTVGDVADQLALWEQAMAKTLRETEKFLNEQG; encoded by the coding sequence GTGACAGCGCATCCTGAGCCATCGTCCCTTGCAATCCGGTACTCTCTCGCTTCAACGCTGTTGGACCAAATCTCCGACGTCGTGTGGGTCGCCAGTTTGCAAGACCGTGGCTTGGTCTACTGCAATCCCGCGGCCAAGCGGTTGTTCGGATTTGACGCCAATGCCGACGCGACGCTCGATGATTTGTTGTTGAAAGTCCATTCGTCCGACCGCGGCAACGTGCGACGCGACTTACATCACGTTCGCGAAGACGGATCGGTCACGCACAAGTTTCGGATCTGCGACAGCGAGGGCAAAACGACTTGGATCGATCAACGCGCTTCGCTGGTCCTCGACGATGCGGGCGAACCGATCGGAATCGAAGCGGTCGCGCAAATAATCACGCTCCGCGAGATCGCGAATCAAAACGAATTGGAATCGGTCAGCACCCATCAAAAGCTCCGCGAACACGTCTCGTTGTGCGTTCTTCGCAAGGATAAAAAGGGACGCTTCCAATACGCCAACGAAACGTTCTGCGAATCGATGGGAATGCAATCGCAGGACCTGATCGGCAAAACCGATTTCGATCTGTTCCCCGCCGAACTCGCTCGGTCGTATTTCGAAAACGATCGCGCGGTGATGGACAGTGGGCAGCCCGAACATGTAGTCGAAGAACATCAGACCGCTGACGGGACCCAGAGTTTTGTCGAGGTTTTAAAACTGCCCGCTTTCAGCCCCAAAGGGAACGTGGTCGGCGTGCAGGTGATCTTCTGGGACGTCAGCTATCAGAAACAAAATGAAAGCGAGCTGGAACAGTCGCAGTTTCTGATGGACACGTTGTTGGATAACGTTCCCGACGCTGTCTATTTCAAGGATCGCAAGAGTCGTTTCATCCGGATCAGTCGCAGTCACGCGCGGCTATTCCAACTGGACGATCCCCAAGATGCGGTCGGCAAATCGGACGCCGACTTCTTTGGCGAAGAACACGCCGAAGCCGCATTGGCCGACGAACGCCGGATCATCGAAACCGGCGAATCGATCATCGCCAAGGTCGAACGTGAAAACTGGCCCGATCGCGAAGACACCTGGTGCTCGACGACGAAGGTGCCGCTGCGGAAAGCAACGGGAGAGATCATCGGAACGTTTGGGATCTCCCGCGATGTCTCGACGCAAAAGCAAGCCGAGATCGAACTGTCGCGCGAACGCGATCTACTGCGAACGATCACCAACAACATCCCCGACCTGATCTACGTCAAAGATCGGCACGGCAGGTTTGTTACTGGAAACACCGCGGTCTTAAAACTGTTTGGCGTCGAATCGAGCAAGGATCTGGTCGGCAAAACCGATTACGATTTTGTCCCGCCCGAACTGGCGTGCAACTACGTCACCGACGACCAGATTGTGATGCGGACCGGGGAGCCGTTGATCGATCAAGAGGAGACGTCGCAGCATAGCGATGCCGAGCGTTTTTGGTTGCTGACGACCAAGGTTCCACTGCATGGCGAGGATGGCGAAATCATCGGGATCGTTGGTATCGGACGCGATATCACCGCTCGCAAGCTGGCTGCCGAGGAGTTGTTGGCAGCGAAAGAAGCTGCCGATGCGGCGAACCGGGCCAAGAGCGACTTCCTGGCGAACATGAGTCACGAGATCCGCACGCCGATGAATGCGATCATCGGGATGACCGAATTGCTGTTGGACACGCGGCTCGATTCCAGCCAACGCGGCTACCTGAAAATGGTTCAGGAATCGGGCGACGCGCTGCTTTCGATCATCAACGACGTGTTGGATTTTTCGAAGATCGAAGCCGGCATGTTGGATATCGACTCCACTCCGTTCGACCTTCGCGAACTGTTGGGCGACACGATGAAGACGCTTGCAGTTCGAGCCCACATCAAACGGCTGGAACTCGCGTTCCGAGTCGCTCCCGGGCTGCCTCAATACGTCGTTGGCGATGCCGGACGACTGCGGCAAATCGTGGTCAATCTAGTCGGCAACGCGATCAAGTTTACCGAACAGGGAGAGGTGGTCGTCGACGTCGAACTACACGAAGCCGACGATCAAGCGACCGAAATCCGCGTCTGTGTGCGAGATACAGGAATTGGCATTCCCGCCGAGAAATGCAAGTCGGTCTTCAACGAGTTTGAGCAGGCCGACGCATCGACAACCCGTCGCTATGGCGGGACCGGGTTGGGACTAGCAATCTCGTCGCGGTTGGTGGAAATGATGGAAGGGAAGATCTGGGTTGAAAGTAAAGTTGGCGTCGGCAGCCAGTTCTATTTCACGATCCGCTGTGGAATCGCCCCGGACGATATTCAGCAAAAGAAGAAACGGGGCGTGGTTGTCGTGGGTGGCACCCGCGTTCTCGTTGTCGACGATAACGAAACAAATCGCCTGATCCTCGATGAAATGCTCTCGAACTGGGGGATGTATCCCGAATTGGCCGATGGCGGCGACGAAGCGCTCGAATTGCTGAAGCTGGCGGATGAGGAGGGGAGTCCGTTTGGGCTGATCGTCAGCGACGTCAACATGCCGGGACTCGACGGTTTTGAATTCGCCACGCGCGTCCGAAGTCTACCCGCAGCAGGGGAGATCCCGATCATCATGCTCACCTCCGGCGGTCGCGTGGGCGATAAAGATCGACGCGAAAAATTGAAGATCGCCGAACGGTTGATGAAACCTGTCAAGCAATCGGAGCTGTTCGATGCGATTGTCAGCGCGCTGGGCGTTTCGGCGTCGGAGGATGCTCGCGACGAACAATCCAAACCGCTCTACGATTTGCGAAAGCTGAAAATCCTGCTGACCGAAGACAATCTTGTCAATCAAACCCTCGCCATCGGCGTGCTCAGCAAACATGGGCACGAGGTGATCGCGGTCGGCAACGGACAAGAGGCGATCGACATCTTGCAGGAACAGACTTTCGATCTGGTGCTGATGGATATCCAGATGCCGGTGATGGATGGGATGACCGCGGCGCGGATGATCCGCGAACAGGAACAAGAAACCGGTGGTCACATCCCGATCATCGCGATGACCGCGCATGCGATGAAAGGGGATCGCGAGGAATGTCTGGCGGCGGGGATGGACGAATACGTCCCCAAACCGATTCGGACTGCGACGCTGTTTGAGAAACTAATCAAGGTGATGTCGCGCGGTAGCGATTCCCCGCCGAGCGACTTCGACGCTACAGAGCCCGAACAAGCGACGGTAGATGACGTTGCTGTGGAGCAGGAAAGCGAACCGGTGACGTCGTCGGTCCCAGACATCCAGCTCGAATCCACTCGATTTGAAACCGCCACCGAACCGTCCTCCGCGTCGCCGATCGATTGGGATCGTTTGCATTCGACTTTGGGAGAGAATCGCGAGCTGATCTCCGACCTATTTATGGCTTTTTCGCTGGAAAGTGGCTCGTTAGGGAAATCGATCCGGGCGGCGGTTGCCGACCAGGATGCGAGCCTTCTGAAGGCTTCGGCACATACGCTGAAGGGTGCAGCAATGGCGATCTGTGCGACGCAGTTGTCTGAATTGTTGGAAGTTTTAGAACTGAAGGGACGATCCGGCACCGTGGGCGATGTTGCAGATCAGCTTGCGTTATGGGAGCAAGCGATGGCGAAAACGCTGCGGGAGACCGAAAAGTTTTTGAACGAACAGGGTTAG
- the tssG gene encoding type VI secretion system baseplate subunit TssG, giving the protein MIDSVSHSTSIAGDASFTTGIAAEAPHPLERLPVGSVGHELFRKPSKFDFFEAVLLLQQLAASEVDQPAAPIGKFAQPSQESLRFTVPHSQAFPTASIESIRWDAQQQRPQVCINFMGLTGPSGTLPRSYTQRLQQIEATSRHTDRHALRDWLDNFNHRMVSLFFDAWAKYRFPVAIRRQQFEPAKRKPSPTIVRVALSAIAGLSPPEPETKPHQAERNAHAAAASSQPQPSDEAKADQNENPRGEGTIDRDELLGLAGLLSQRPMNVANLQSALKQALGVPVRVKQFDSCWLNLETESQSRLGVEKCKLGYDTMLGERIWSRQQKVQIEVGPLSARDFQRFLPPSENHLGDGFRRLGEMVRVCVGPSLDFDIRPLLKIEQPLETQLTAETSLTRLGIDSWIGTPDDTAVANDAIFPGV; this is encoded by the coding sequence GTGATCGACTCCGTTTCCCATAGCACCTCGATCGCCGGCGACGCCTCGTTTACGACCGGCATCGCCGCCGAAGCGCCTCATCCGCTGGAACGCTTGCCCGTCGGTTCGGTCGGCCACGAACTGTTCCGTAAACCCTCGAAGTTCGACTTCTTCGAAGCCGTTTTGTTGCTGCAACAACTGGCTGCCAGCGAAGTCGATCAACCGGCGGCGCCGATCGGAAAATTCGCTCAACCGTCGCAGGAATCGCTGCGATTCACCGTTCCGCATTCGCAAGCCTTTCCGACCGCGTCGATCGAATCGATCCGCTGGGACGCGCAGCAACAGCGGCCGCAAGTTTGCATCAACTTCATGGGACTGACGGGGCCCAGCGGAACGCTGCCCCGATCGTACACCCAGCGTTTGCAACAGATCGAAGCGACCAGCCGCCATACCGACCGCCACGCGCTCCGCGATTGGTTGGACAACTTCAACCACCGCATGGTTTCGTTGTTCTTCGACGCGTGGGCCAAGTACCGGTTCCCCGTCGCGATCCGCCGCCAACAGTTTGAACCGGCGAAGCGAAAGCCGTCGCCGACGATCGTTCGCGTCGCCCTCTCCGCAATCGCGGGCCTGTCGCCTCCCGAACCCGAAACGAAACCACATCAGGCGGAGCGCAATGCTCACGCGGCCGCAGCGTCCTCGCAACCGCAGCCATCCGACGAAGCCAAGGCGGATCAAAACGAAAACCCTCGCGGCGAGGGGACGATCGATCGCGACGAACTGTTGGGATTGGCCGGCCTGTTGTCGCAGCGACCGATGAACGTCGCCAATCTGCAGTCGGCATTGAAGCAGGCGTTGGGCGTGCCGGTGCGTGTGAAACAGTTCGATAGTTGTTGGTTGAACTTGGAAACCGAATCGCAATCGCGGCTCGGCGTTGAAAAATGCAAGCTCGGCTACGACACGATGTTAGGCGAACGGATCTGGTCGCGACAGCAGAAGGTTCAAATCGAAGTCGGTCCGTTGTCGGCACGCGACTTCCAACGCTTCCTTCCCCCTTCGGAAAACCATCTCGGCGATGGCTTTCGTCGGCTCGGAGAGATGGTCCGCGTCTGCGTCGGCCCCAGTTTGGACTTCGACATCCGCCCGCTGCTGAAGATCGAACAACCGCTGGAAACTCAGCTGACAGCGGAAACCTCGCTCACGCGACTGGGAATCGACAGCTGGATCGGCACCCCGGACGATACCGCGGTCGCCAACGATGCGATCTTCCCGGGCGTCTAA